One segment of Hemitrygon akajei chromosome 15, sHemAka1.3, whole genome shotgun sequence DNA contains the following:
- the pttg1 gene encoding securin: MALRIFVEKENELLSIHTKKHPKLHPSEAALLQTPKAGKILTVTPHLQQSARKALGDVNCLSRTDIKTNQTQKKGKAKAFKLLSKVKTFKTTKPAEKTSTSEPPRCPAEKPEDYPEIEAFIPFNPFDFEDFTLPEEHRLDHSYLAGLPLSFLEKEGALMEEVLNKVPSPMKRLSPVNESDSLDFYETDILADLDGIKVELPLMEYDF; encoded by the exons ATGGCATTGAGAATATTTGTGGAGAAAGAAAACGAACTCTTGAGTATCCACACCAAAAAGCACCCAAAACTACATCCTT CTGAAGCAGCTCTACTACAGACTCCCAAAGCTGGAAAGATATTAACCGTAACGCCTCACTTGCAGCAGTCTGCAAGAAAGGCACTGGGAGATGTGAACTGTCTTTCGCGTACAGATATCAAGACTAATCAGACTCAGAAAAAGGGAAAAGCAAAAGCCTTCAAGCTGCTCAGTAAagtaaaaacatttaaaacaacCAAG CCTGCAGAAAAGACTTCCACTTCCGAGCCTCCAAGATGTCCTGCTGAGAAACCTGAAGACTATCCTGAAATTGAAGCTTTCATTCCATTTAATCCTTTTG ACTTTGAAGATTTTACTTTGCCAGAGGAACACAGGCTTGATCACAGCTATCTGGCAGGCTTGCCGCTCTCTTTTCTGGAGAAGGAAGGAGCTTTAATGGAAGAAGTGCTGAATAAAGTCCCGTCACCTATGAAACGGCTGTCCCCCGTAAACGAATCCG ATTCGTTGGATTTCTATGAAACTGATATATTGGCAGACCTGGATGGAATCAAAGTTGAATTGCCATTAATGGAATATGACTTCTGA